The following are from one region of the Sandaracinus amylolyticus genome:
- the rnc gene encoding ribonuclease III, with translation MVDPRDSASTVAHRLGHAFGDLGLLMTALTHRSYVHEHPELAAADNERFEFLGDAIVGAAAAMVLERRFPTAREGELTRRRADLVNEGALATIAAELGIGEALRLGRGEERSGGRQKPRLLASALEACIAAIFLDAGIEPAIAIARALLAPRIDALAPGAKDFKSRLQERMQARGETPRYELERTEGPEHERVFHVIVTAPDARVLARGSGRTKLEAEQAAARAALSELERARETDG, from the coding sequence ATGGTCGATCCCCGCGATTCGGCGAGCACCGTGGCCCACCGGCTGGGGCACGCGTTCGGTGATCTCGGGCTCCTGATGACGGCGCTCACGCATCGGTCGTACGTGCACGAGCATCCGGAGCTCGCCGCCGCCGACAACGAGCGCTTCGAATTCCTCGGCGACGCGATCGTCGGCGCCGCCGCGGCGATGGTGCTGGAGCGACGGTTCCCGACCGCGCGCGAGGGCGAGCTCACGCGGCGCCGTGCCGATCTCGTCAACGAGGGCGCGCTCGCGACGATCGCGGCCGAGCTGGGGATCGGCGAGGCGCTGCGGCTCGGTCGCGGCGAGGAGCGCTCGGGCGGCCGCCAGAAGCCGCGCCTCCTCGCGAGCGCGCTCGAGGCGTGCATCGCGGCGATCTTCCTCGACGCGGGCATCGAGCCGGCGATCGCGATCGCCCGCGCGCTCCTCGCGCCGCGCATCGACGCGCTCGCGCCGGGCGCGAAGGACTTCAAGTCGCGCCTCCAGGAGCGCATGCAGGCGCGCGGCGAGACGCCGCGCTACGAGCTCGAGCGCACCGAGGGGCCGGAGCACGAGCGCGTGTTCCACGTGATCGTGACGGCGCCCGATGCGCGCGTGCTGGCGCGAGGCTCGGGTCGGACGAAGCTCGAAGCGGAGCAGGCCGCGGCACGCGCGGCGCTGAGCGAGCTCGAGCGGGCGCGGGAGACCGACGGATGA